A region from the Streptomyces sp. 3214.6 genome encodes:
- a CDS encoding MMPL family transporter, producing MATFLYRLGRLAFRRRRLFLMAWIVVPAAVGIGAGSVSGTTTDDFTLPGTQSQKAIDLLGKEFPQASAGGATARFVFEAPKGQKLTDAANKSEIDALVGELKAAPQVAKVSEPFAGGLVSKDGTIAYAQVTRKWSGSSSPHSSS from the coding sequence GTGGCCACCTTCCTGTACCGCCTGGGCCGGCTGGCCTTCCGGCGACGACGACTCTTCCTGATGGCGTGGATCGTGGTGCCGGCCGCCGTCGGCATCGGCGCCGGCAGTGTCTCCGGGACCACGACCGACGACTTCACCCTGCCCGGCACCCAGTCCCAGAAGGCCATCGACCTGCTGGGGAAGGAGTTCCCGCAGGCATCCGCCGGCGGAGCGACCGCACGGTTCGTCTTCGAGGCGCCCAAGGGGCAGAAACTGACCGACGCGGCCAACAAGAGCGAGATCGACGCCCTCGTCGGTGAGCTGAAGGCCGCTCCGCAGGTGGCGAAGGTGTCCGAGCCGTTCGCCGGCGGCCTGGTCAGCAAGGACGGCACGATCGCCTACGCCCAGGTCACGCGGAAATGGTCGGGCTCGTCGTCGCCGCATTCGTCCTCGTGA
- a CDS encoding PIG-L family deacetylase, whose amino-acid sequence MNDRPLTLMAVHAHPDDEATGTGGVLARYAAEGIRTVLVTCTDGGCGDGPGGVKPGDPGHDPAAVARMRRQELAASCDVLKVSHLEMLDYGDSGMMGWPANDAPGSFWQTPVEEGAARLAELFRRYRPDVVVTYDENGFYGHPDHIQANRITMAALAMTEPTPKVYWTTAPRSMMQRFGEVMREFGGEAQEPDPAEAAALAEIGLPDEEITTWVDTTAFGAQKFDALAAHASQGENIFFLRMGQAKFTELMGVETFVRVQDTTGAAVPENDLFAGLR is encoded by the coding sequence ATGAACGACCGGCCCTTGACGCTCATGGCGGTACACGCCCACCCCGACGACGAGGCCACCGGAACGGGAGGCGTCCTCGCCCGGTACGCGGCGGAGGGCATCCGCACGGTCCTCGTGACATGTACCGACGGCGGTTGCGGCGATGGACCGGGGGGTGTCAAACCGGGTGACCCCGGGCACGATCCGGCGGCTGTCGCCCGGATGCGGCGTCAAGAACTGGCGGCAAGCTGCGACGTCCTGAAGGTCAGTCATCTGGAGATGCTGGACTACGGCGACTCCGGGATGATGGGCTGGCCGGCCAATGACGCGCCCGGATCCTTCTGGCAGACACCCGTGGAGGAGGGCGCTGCCCGACTCGCGGAACTCTTTCGGCGCTACCGGCCCGACGTGGTGGTCACCTACGACGAGAACGGCTTCTACGGCCACCCCGATCACATCCAGGCCAACCGCATCACAATGGCTGCGCTGGCGATGACCGAGCCGACACCGAAGGTGTACTGGACGACAGCGCCCCGCTCGATGATGCAGCGGTTCGGGGAGGTCATGCGCGAGTTCGGCGGCGAAGCACAGGAGCCGGATCCCGCCGAGGCCGCCGCGCTGGCCGAGATCGGGCTCCCCGACGAGGAGATCACCACCTGGGTGGACACCACCGCGTTCGGCGCCCAGAAGTTCGATGCGCTGGCCGCGCATGCCAGCCAGGGCGAGAACATCTTCTTCCTCAGGATGGGACAGGCGAAGTTCACCGAGTTGATGGGCGTCGAGACCTTCGTACGCGTCCAGGACACCACCGGCGCGGCGGTGCCCGAGAACGACCTCTTCGCCGGACTGCGCTGA
- a CDS encoding ABC transporter ATP-binding protein has translation MSADEDFLVEARDAVLSFGQTPALRGANLSARAGEILAVTGPSGSGKSTLLHCLAGILVPDSGEIWFDGRRIDTRREPERSALRRDRFGFVFQFGQLVPELTAEENVALPLLLAKSRRASALAEARPWFGRLGLDGLERRRSGELSGGQAQRVALARALVSRPKVLFADEPTGSLDSLTGEHVMDLLVASVREEGTTVVLVTHEPRVAAFANREVIVRDGKVTPLSVGRLAS, from the coding sequence ATGAGCGCGGACGAAGACTTCCTCGTGGAAGCGCGGGACGCCGTCCTGTCGTTCGGGCAGACGCCCGCGCTGCGGGGTGCGAATCTCTCCGCCCGCGCCGGCGAGATCCTCGCCGTCACCGGGCCGAGCGGCTCCGGCAAGTCCACGCTGCTGCACTGCCTGGCCGGGATCCTCGTACCCGACTCCGGCGAGATCTGGTTCGACGGCCGCCGTATCGACACCCGGCGCGAGCCCGAGCGCAGCGCGCTGCGCCGGGACCGCTTCGGCTTCGTCTTCCAGTTCGGTCAGCTCGTCCCCGAGCTGACCGCCGAGGAGAACGTCGCCCTGCCCCTGCTCCTCGCCAAGTCCCGCAGGGCGAGCGCGCTGGCCGAGGCCAGGCCGTGGTTCGGGCGACTCGGCCTGGACGGTCTCGAGAGACGCCGGTCCGGTGAACTCTCCGGCGGGCAGGCACAGCGGGTCGCCCTGGCCCGGGCCCTGGTCTCCCGGCCCAAGGTGCTGTTCGCCGACGAGCCGACCGGGTCGCTCGACTCGCTCACCGGCGAACATGTGATGGACCTGCTGGTCGCCTCCGTGCGCGAGGAGGGCACCACCGTCGTCCTCGTCACCCACGAGCCGCGGGTGGCCGCCTTCGCGAACCGGGAAGTCATCGTCCGCGACGGCAAGGTGACACCGCTGTCCGTCGGACGGCTCGCCTCGTGA
- a CDS encoding MMPL family transporter has translation MVGLVVAAFVLVITFGSLLAAGLPLLTAIARVVAAVCGITIATEFVPMSSASTTQPPPSRAGWGLLPSWSAGRRRRPAPDG, from the coding sequence ATGGTCGGGCTCGTCGTCGCCGCATTCGTCCTCGTGATCACCTTCGGGTCGCTGCTCGCGGCCGGGCTGCCGCTGCTCACCGCGATCGCCAGGGTCGTGGCGGCGGTCTGCGGCATCACCATCGCGACCGAGTTCGTCCCCATGTCCTCCGCCTCCACGACGCAGCCGCCGCCTAGTCGTGCAGGCTGGGGCCTCCTCCCCAGTTGGAGCGCAGGCCGTCGGCGCCGGCCCGCTCCAGACGGCTGA
- a CDS encoding PadR family transcriptional regulator: MTVPLALLGLLERESSHGYDLKRDYDMYFGRGKPLPAGQVYSTLSRLARDGKVEVGETEPGSGPDRKRYVITELGVTEVETWLTEPVASEPHLQTVLFTKVVIALLLERDPRAYLDVQRASHMERMRELTELRRTGSTIDSLLADHGVYHLEADLRWIDQTVARLAALTAEVRS; the protein is encoded by the coding sequence ATGACTGTCCCTCTGGCGCTCCTCGGACTCCTCGAACGCGAGTCGAGCCACGGCTACGACCTCAAGCGCGACTACGACATGTACTTCGGCCGCGGGAAGCCGCTGCCCGCCGGGCAGGTCTACTCGACCCTGAGCCGCCTCGCCCGCGACGGGAAGGTCGAGGTCGGTGAGACCGAGCCCGGGTCGGGGCCGGACCGCAAGCGCTATGTGATCACCGAGTTGGGGGTCACGGAGGTGGAGACCTGGCTGACCGAGCCGGTGGCGAGCGAACCGCATCTGCAGACGGTGCTGTTCACCAAGGTCGTGATCGCGCTGCTGCTGGAGCGCGATCCGCGCGCGTACCTCGATGTCCAGCGTGCCTCCCACATGGAGCGGATGCGGGAGCTGACCGAACTGCGCCGGACCGGCAGCACGATCGACTCGCTGCTCGCCGACCACGGCGTGTACCACCTGGAAGCCGATCTGCGGTGGATCGACCAGACCGTGGCGCGGCTCGCCGCCCTGACGGCGGAGGTGCGCTCATGA
- a CDS encoding FtsX-like permease family protein, producing MIRLGLRLTLSGGREAAARLAVITAAVALGVGLLLSILAAINATATQNSRNAWLNTGTGQSASSRSAGNADTDPLWWLLRADHFDGKTIGRVDVAATGPNSPVPPGLSRLPGPGEFYASPALGKLLHSTPAAELADRYPGHEIGTVGKAALPGPDSLVIVIGHSPDQLGKRHDATRVTSITTATPSSCNGTNCTVRAGIDSRGIKLILSVAGTALIFPVLILIGTASRLAAARREQRFAAMRLVGATPRQISMLSAVESTVAAVIGTAVGFGLFFLFRTRLAAVDLTQTPYFTSDLTLRTSDILHVAVAVPVGAAIAARIALRRVQVSPLGVTRRVTPRPPRVYRVIPLAAGIAELSYTIGRVPRSTNGQIWVFVPGILLVLTGLVIAGPWLTMAGARVLARLTSRPALLVAGRRLADDPKAGFRAVSGLVLALCVTSAAVGIIGALNAERSIPQTGRAVAGALDANYARDFDPATGRQIGNVPPLPKAAVGDLNSVPGVKGVLMIHTNPLGTTDPTIHGRPGVGTPPVAGLASCTELARMPANSACTPGAQAASVAQNYGSFGTYHWMHWPSAWPAADISAQRLARLPVQEIVVATDGSTSAIERARTILANTYPDRDMPLTVREDHAQSGAQLAGYQQLANVVILVSFPIAGCSLAVSVAGGLRDRKRPFSLLRLTGTQLGVLRRVVLLESAVPLLVVAVVAIGMGFLAAQLFVQAQFDYSIRAPGIQYYAIVLTGLVASLGVIASTMPLLRRITGPEAARNE from the coding sequence GTGATCCGCCTCGGCCTGCGCCTCACCCTGAGCGGCGGCAGAGAGGCTGCCGCCCGCCTCGCCGTCATCACGGCCGCCGTCGCACTCGGCGTCGGCCTGCTGCTGAGCATCCTGGCGGCCATCAACGCCACCGCCACCCAGAACAGCCGCAACGCCTGGCTCAACACCGGCACCGGCCAGAGCGCGTCCAGCCGGTCGGCGGGGAACGCGGACACGGACCCGCTGTGGTGGCTGCTCAGGGCGGACCACTTCGACGGCAAGACCATCGGCCGCGTCGACGTCGCCGCGACCGGACCCAACTCCCCGGTCCCGCCGGGCCTTTCGCGCCTTCCCGGACCGGGCGAGTTCTACGCCTCACCAGCCCTCGGCAAGCTCCTCCACTCCACGCCCGCCGCCGAACTCGCCGACCGCTATCCCGGCCACGAGATCGGCACGGTCGGCAAGGCGGCACTCCCGGGCCCCGACTCCCTGGTCATCGTCATCGGCCACAGCCCCGACCAGCTCGGGAAGCGGCACGACGCCACCCGGGTCACCTCGATCACCACCGCGACCCCCAGCAGCTGCAATGGCACGAACTGCACGGTCAGGGCGGGCATCGACAGCCGCGGCATCAAGCTCATCCTCTCCGTCGCGGGCACCGCCCTGATCTTCCCGGTGCTCATCCTCATCGGCACGGCCAGCCGGCTGGCCGCCGCCCGCCGCGAGCAGCGCTTCGCCGCGATGCGCCTGGTGGGCGCCACACCGCGGCAGATCTCGATGCTCTCGGCCGTCGAATCGACGGTCGCCGCGGTCATCGGCACAGCTGTCGGCTTCGGCCTCTTCTTCCTGTTCCGTACGCGACTGGCGGCGGTCGACCTCACGCAGACGCCCTACTTCACCAGCGACCTCACGCTCCGGACCAGCGACATCCTTCACGTCGCCGTCGCCGTCCCCGTGGGGGCCGCGATCGCGGCCCGGATCGCTCTGCGCCGCGTGCAGGTCTCCCCGCTCGGGGTCACCCGGCGCGTCACCCCGCGCCCGCCGCGCGTCTACCGGGTGATCCCGCTGGCCGCCGGTATCGCCGAACTCTCCTACACCATCGGCCGGGTTCCCAGGAGCACCAACGGCCAGATCTGGGTCTTCGTCCCGGGCATCCTGCTGGTTCTGACCGGCCTCGTCATCGCCGGGCCCTGGCTGACCATGGCCGGAGCCCGCGTCCTGGCCCGGCTCACCAGCCGGCCCGCGCTGCTCGTCGCCGGCCGGCGGCTCGCGGACGACCCGAAGGCCGGCTTCCGCGCGGTCAGCGGGCTGGTCCTCGCCCTGTGCGTCACCAGCGCGGCCGTCGGGATCATCGGCGCGCTCAACGCCGAGCGCAGCATCCCGCAGACCGGCCGAGCGGTCGCCGGCGCCCTGGACGCCAACTACGCCCGGGACTTCGACCCCGCTACCGGACGTCAGATCGGCAACGTGCCCCCGCTCCCGAAGGCCGCGGTCGGCGACCTGAACTCCGTACCGGGCGTCAAAGGCGTGCTGATGATCCACACGAACCCGCTCGGCACCACCGACCCCACCATTCACGGTCGACCCGGCGTCGGGACTCCGCCGGTCGCCGGCCTGGCCTCGTGCACGGAGCTTGCGAGGATGCCGGCCAACAGCGCATGCACCCCCGGAGCCCAGGCGGCGTCGGTCGCCCAGAACTACGGCAGCTTCGGCACGTACCACTGGATGCACTGGCCTTCGGCATGGCCCGCCGCCGACATCTCCGCCCAGCGCCTCGCCCGGCTCCCGGTCCAGGAGATCGTCGTGGCCACCGACGGGTCGACGTCGGCGATCGAACGTGCGCGCACCATCCTCGCGAACACGTATCCCGACCGCGACATGCCGTTGACCGTCCGCGAGGACCATGCCCAAAGCGGCGCACAACTCGCCGGATACCAGCAACTGGCCAACGTGGTCATCCTGGTCAGTTTCCCCATCGCCGGCTGCAGCCTGGCCGTGAGCGTGGCCGGGGGTCTGCGCGACCGCAAGCGCCCCTTCAGCCTGCTGCGGCTGACCGGCACACAGCTCGGAGTGCTGCGAAGGGTCGTACTGCTGGAAAGCGCGGTCCCGCTCCTGGTGGTCGCGGTGGTGGCGATCGGGATGGGCTTCCTGGCCGCCCAGCTGTTCGTCCAGGCACAGTTCGACTACTCGATCCGGGCACCGGGGATCCAGTACTACGCGATCGTGCTCACCGGGCTGGTCGCCTCGCTGGGGGTCATCGCATCCACGATGCCGCTGCTCAGACGGATCACGGGCCCCGAAGCGGCACGCAACGAGTAG